Proteins from a single region of Puntigrus tetrazona isolate hp1 chromosome 2, ASM1883169v1, whole genome shotgun sequence:
- the fbxl7 gene encoding F-box/LRR-repeat protein 7 isoform X2 → MRTVSTPSPALILPPRSSPGVLNGSSTSSSTFGTETIAMVHTPPASLSHPQRSLRQPRDQQGAPIDILPDHAFLQIFTHLPTNQLCRCARVCRRWYNLAWDPRLWRTIRLTGDVLHVDRALRVLTRRLCQDTPNVCLTLETVMVSGCRRLTDRGLYTVAQCCPELRRLEVAGCYNVSNEAVFEVVSRCPNLEHLDVSGCSKVTCISLTRDVSVKLSPLHGQQISIRYLDMTDCFALEDEGLHTIAAHCTQLTHLYLRRCVRLTDEGLRFLVIYCPSVRELSVSDCRFVSDFGLREIAKLEGRLRYLSIAHCGRITDVGVRYVAKYCNRLRYLNARGCEGLTDHGIEHLAKNCLKLKSLDIGKCPLVSDAGLEQLALNSFNLKRLSLKSCESISGRGLQVVAANCFDLQLLNVQDCDVPLEALRFVKRHCKRCVIEHTNPAFF, encoded by the exons ATGCGAACAGTGAGTACACCAAGTCCGGCTCTGATTTTGCCGCCTCGTTCATCTCCAGGCGTGCTTAATGGCTCCTCCACGTCTTCCTCCACGTTCGGCACGGAAACCATCGCCATGGTCCACACGCCGCCCGCTTCCCTCTCCCATCCGCAAAGGAGCCTGCGACAGCCGAGGGACCAGCAGGGGGCGCCCATCGACATCCTTCCTGACCATGCTTTCTTGCAGATCTTCACCCATCTGCCCACCAACCAGCTGTGTCGGTGCGCCCGTGTCTGCCGCCGCTGGTACAACTTGGCGTGGGACCCGCGCTTATGGAGGACTATTCGTCTGACGGGAGACGTGCTACATGTAGACCGCGCGCTTCGGGTTCTCACTCGCAGACTGTGCCAGGACACCCCGAACGTGTGTCTCACCCTGGAGACGGTGATGGTGAGCGGCTGTCGGAGGTTGACCGATCGAGGACTGTACACTGTGGCTCAGTGCTGCCCGGAACTGCGTCGCTTAGAGGTGGCCGGCTGCTACAACGTGTCCAATGAGGCCGTGTTCGAGGTGGTGTCACGCTGCCCCAACCTGGAACACCTGGATGTTTCAG GGTGCTCTAAGGTGACCTGCATCAGCCTGACGCGGGACGTGTCCGTCAAACTCTCCCCTCTTCACGGGCAGCAGATCTCCATCCGCTATCTTGACATGACGGACTGTTTTGCTCTGGAGGACGAAGGCCTGCACACCATTGCCGCCCACTGCACTCAGCTCACCCACCTCTACCTGCGGCGCTGTGTGCGGCTGACCGACGAGGGCCTGCGCTTCTTAGTCATCTACTGCCCGTCCGTGCGGGAGCTGAGCGTCAGCGACTGCCGCTTCGTCAGTGACTTCGGCCTGCGGGAGATCGCCAAACTCGAGGGCCGCCTGCGCTACCTCAGCATAGCGCACTGCGGCCGCATCACAGACGTGGGCGTGCGTTACGTAGCCAAATACTGCAACAGACTGCGTTACCTGAACGCTCGGGGCTGCGAGGGGTTGACGGACCACGGCATCGAGCACCTCGCCAAGAACTGCCTCAAGCTCAAGTCCCTGGACATCGGGAAGTGCCCGCTGGTGTCGGACGCCGGCCTGGAGCAGCTTGCACTAAACTCCTTCAACCTGAAGAGACTGAGCCTGAAGTCATGCGAGAGCATCTCGGGCCGCGGGCTGCAGGTGGTGGCGGCCAACTGCTTCGACCTTCAGCTGCTGAATGTACAGGACTGTGATGTGCCACTGGAGGCGCTGCGCTTTGTCAAGCGTCACTGCAAACGCTGCGTCATTGAACACACCAATCCAGCCTTTTTCTGA
- the fbxl7 gene encoding F-box/LRR-repeat protein 7 isoform X1, with amino-acid sequence MGANNGKQSGSEGKGSSSISSDLSSSTDQTSTKAPKNAATSEDSDLSMRTVSTPSPALILPPRSSPGVLNGSSTSSSTFGTETIAMVHTPPASLSHPQRSLRQPRDQQGAPIDILPDHAFLQIFTHLPTNQLCRCARVCRRWYNLAWDPRLWRTIRLTGDVLHVDRALRVLTRRLCQDTPNVCLTLETVMVSGCRRLTDRGLYTVAQCCPELRRLEVAGCYNVSNEAVFEVVSRCPNLEHLDVSGCSKVTCISLTRDVSVKLSPLHGQQISIRYLDMTDCFALEDEGLHTIAAHCTQLTHLYLRRCVRLTDEGLRFLVIYCPSVRELSVSDCRFVSDFGLREIAKLEGRLRYLSIAHCGRITDVGVRYVAKYCNRLRYLNARGCEGLTDHGIEHLAKNCLKLKSLDIGKCPLVSDAGLEQLALNSFNLKRLSLKSCESISGRGLQVVAANCFDLQLLNVQDCDVPLEALRFVKRHCKRCVIEHTNPAFF; translated from the exons ACTCGGACCTTAGCATGCGAACAGTGAGTACACCAAGTCCGGCTCTGATTTTGCCGCCTCGTTCATCTCCAGGCGTGCTTAATGGCTCCTCCACGTCTTCCTCCACGTTCGGCACGGAAACCATCGCCATGGTCCACACGCCGCCCGCTTCCCTCTCCCATCCGCAAAGGAGCCTGCGACAGCCGAGGGACCAGCAGGGGGCGCCCATCGACATCCTTCCTGACCATGCTTTCTTGCAGATCTTCACCCATCTGCCCACCAACCAGCTGTGTCGGTGCGCCCGTGTCTGCCGCCGCTGGTACAACTTGGCGTGGGACCCGCGCTTATGGAGGACTATTCGTCTGACGGGAGACGTGCTACATGTAGACCGCGCGCTTCGGGTTCTCACTCGCAGACTGTGCCAGGACACCCCGAACGTGTGTCTCACCCTGGAGACGGTGATGGTGAGCGGCTGTCGGAGGTTGACCGATCGAGGACTGTACACTGTGGCTCAGTGCTGCCCGGAACTGCGTCGCTTAGAGGTGGCCGGCTGCTACAACGTGTCCAATGAGGCCGTGTTCGAGGTGGTGTCACGCTGCCCCAACCTGGAACACCTGGATGTTTCAG GGTGCTCTAAGGTGACCTGCATCAGCCTGACGCGGGACGTGTCCGTCAAACTCTCCCCTCTTCACGGGCAGCAGATCTCCATCCGCTATCTTGACATGACGGACTGTTTTGCTCTGGAGGACGAAGGCCTGCACACCATTGCCGCCCACTGCACTCAGCTCACCCACCTCTACCTGCGGCGCTGTGTGCGGCTGACCGACGAGGGCCTGCGCTTCTTAGTCATCTACTGCCCGTCCGTGCGGGAGCTGAGCGTCAGCGACTGCCGCTTCGTCAGTGACTTCGGCCTGCGGGAGATCGCCAAACTCGAGGGCCGCCTGCGCTACCTCAGCATAGCGCACTGCGGCCGCATCACAGACGTGGGCGTGCGTTACGTAGCCAAATACTGCAACAGACTGCGTTACCTGAACGCTCGGGGCTGCGAGGGGTTGACGGACCACGGCATCGAGCACCTCGCCAAGAACTGCCTCAAGCTCAAGTCCCTGGACATCGGGAAGTGCCCGCTGGTGTCGGACGCCGGCCTGGAGCAGCTTGCACTAAACTCCTTCAACCTGAAGAGACTGAGCCTGAAGTCATGCGAGAGCATCTCGGGCCGCGGGCTGCAGGTGGTGGCGGCCAACTGCTTCGACCTTCAGCTGCTGAATGTACAGGACTGTGATGTGCCACTGGAGGCGCTGCGCTTTGTCAAGCGTCACTGCAAACGCTGCGTCATTGAACACACCAATCCAGCCTTTTTCTGA